The Musa acuminata AAA Group cultivar baxijiao chromosome BXJ2-2, Cavendish_Baxijiao_AAA, whole genome shotgun sequence genome has a segment encoding these proteins:
- the LOC135604898 gene encoding flowering-promoting factor 1-like protein 2, producing the protein MAGVWVFRNGVVRLIENPANEQQSTVRRKVLLHTPTNEVITSYASLERKLIGLGWERYYEEPDLLQFHKRSSIDLISLPKEFSRFKSMHMYDIVVKNREAFKVVDMAK; encoded by the coding sequence ATGGCCGGTGTTTGGGTGTTCAGGAATGGAGTGGTCCGGCTCATCGAGAACCCTGCAAACGAGCAGCAGTCGACGGTCCGCCGCAAGGTGCTTCTCCACACGCCCACCAACGAGGTGATCACCTCCTACGCCTCGCTGGAGCGCAAGCTCATCGGCCTGGGATGGGAGCGCTACTACGAGGAACCTGATCTCCTCCAGTTCCACAAGCGCTCCTCCATCGACCTCATCTCCCTCCCCAAGGAGTTCAGCCGCTTCAAGTCCATGCACATGTACGACATCGTCGTCAAGAACCGCGAAGCGTTTAAGGTTGTCGACATGGCTAAGTAG